One segment of Capnocytophaga sp. oral taxon 878 DNA contains the following:
- a CDS encoding virulence factor SrfB, translating to MKRISLIANSGIQYIKFSTEIDKDFGKQPENKIYYHEPFDNNTDEFVLDPLLKHSQGGDAIYYRYQQLYENNLLANGRIKDEVDLQQLTPVLVAEEDGNLRRALKAYQRKWIPLPYFKDNAINKDLLFPTDWVRVFIDCDEEFNLAKVIIAVDTLLAQNESDKTSPQLSLNIDENLFKLEKSVLNIANALSDPYFASAWIGGYLADVYYGKNEDARYEKPYKQYLASYLLIVKWLGSLMQMPEIQLFTDRMKKREVDLVIDIGNSATCALLFENRDDNSFDFESVKKLIIQDYTEPDKEYAEPFPMNVVFSESKFGDINDISDNKKFTVPSLVRIGWEAEHLINASVTDLRLGYELKTYNSSPKRYLWDDSATEREWEFIPKGEKDKIKKVYLNGITNQLKTNGDLVNKNEIFGSKPLYSRKSLMKFVFLEILVHATAQINSYEFREEHGQMMVPRTLKRITISCPTAMIQAEQVALRQAAEEACLLLKNYAAYYFDDNYEDYWFEMPEIIPSTNDIKKSLSQLEERTDWTYDEATCCQLVFLYSLIVKKLKGNNYVIDNYLFKGKNTFKVASVDIGAGTTDILINQYQLEEKGKDTDLLTPTPLFWDSFKFAGDDLLKDLIQKIIIEGEIKTPEDKGCTGVIQNYGLQQGITNISERLNNFFGEDANNISYKGRVIRQAFVHQVAIPIALAYIKQANKVEEPAPEKTFEELIGRKFQNTEMLKYFENHFGFSLLDIRWKLSAEKVNTIVASVFDTLIRQICVVFNQYQCDFVVLSGKPASLNSFESLFKKYLTISPQNLINLNTYWVGRWYPFADGNGFINDPKTVVSVGAIVALMAGKLFKIPDLKIDIKEVKEKLISTADYIVRTNNSEKEMILSPKRNESELIVSSLPFYFGYSKYLSKNYPYSNLYSIRIDEAEVGVNVRRKYSGQTEDYIQRQIEVEKNAIRQNLPLKTRLERPYDESKEEIRVESVEDSEGNEKPNKYFKIHYQTLEDEKGYWLDKCEFILNVK from the coding sequence ATGAAAAGAATATCGCTCATTGCCAATTCTGGTATCCAATACATTAAATTCTCGACAGAGATTGATAAGGATTTTGGAAAACAGCCTGAAAATAAAATCTATTATCACGAACCTTTTGACAATAATACTGATGAGTTTGTGCTTGACCCCTTGCTGAAGCATTCGCAAGGAGGTGATGCTATTTACTATCGTTATCAGCAGCTATATGAAAATAACTTGCTGGCGAATGGGAGGATTAAAGATGAGGTGGATTTGCAGCAGCTTACGCCTGTATTGGTAGCTGAGGAGGATGGGAATTTGCGTCGTGCTTTGAAGGCTTATCAGCGCAAGTGGATACCTTTGCCATACTTTAAAGATAATGCTATTAATAAGGATTTGTTATTTCCGACGGATTGGGTGAGGGTATTTATCGATTGTGATGAGGAATTTAACTTAGCAAAAGTTATCATTGCGGTTGATACTCTTTTGGCTCAGAATGAGAGCGATAAGACAAGTCCGCAATTGAGTTTGAATATTGATGAGAATCTTTTCAAATTAGAAAAATCGGTATTAAATATTGCTAATGCTTTATCAGATCCTTATTTTGCTTCGGCTTGGATAGGGGGGTATTTGGCTGATGTGTATTATGGCAAGAATGAGGATGCGCGTTATGAGAAGCCTTACAAGCAGTATTTGGCTTCGTACTTACTGATAGTAAAATGGTTGGGAAGCTTAATGCAAATGCCAGAAATACAGCTTTTTACTGATAGAATGAAGAAAAGAGAAGTGGATTTGGTGATTGATATAGGCAACTCGGCTACTTGTGCGTTATTATTTGAGAATAGGGATGATAACTCATTTGATTTTGAGAGTGTGAAGAAGCTTATCATTCAGGATTATACTGAACCAGATAAGGAGTATGCGGAGCCTTTTCCTATGAATGTAGTGTTTTCGGAATCGAAGTTTGGTGATATTAATGATATATCGGACAATAAGAAATTTACTGTTCCGAGCTTAGTACGCATAGGTTGGGAGGCGGAGCATCTTATTAATGCATCGGTTACTGATTTGAGATTGGGATATGAATTAAAGACCTATAATTCAAGTCCTAAGCGCTATTTGTGGGATGATAGTGCTACTGAAAGAGAGTGGGAGTTTATCCCTAAAGGAGAAAAAGATAAGATAAAAAAGGTTTACCTAAATGGTATTACCAATCAGCTAAAAACCAATGGTGATTTAGTTAATAAGAATGAGATATTTGGCTCTAAACCTTTATACTCACGGAAATCACTGATGAAGTTTGTATTCTTGGAGATATTGGTACACGCAACAGCACAAATAAACTCATACGAGTTTAGGGAGGAACACGGACAGATGATGGTACCAAGAACACTGAAACGCATTACGATTTCGTGTCCTACGGCTATGATACAGGCTGAACAGGTAGCCTTACGCCAAGCTGCTGAAGAAGCTTGCTTATTATTAAAGAATTATGCAGCTTATTATTTTGATGATAATTATGAGGATTATTGGTTTGAGATGCCTGAAATAATTCCTAGTACTAATGATATCAAGAAAAGCCTCTCGCAGTTAGAAGAGCGTACTGATTGGACATACGATGAGGCTACTTGCTGCCAACTTGTTTTTCTTTACAGTTTGATTGTAAAGAAACTAAAAGGTAATAATTATGTGATTGACAATTACCTATTTAAGGGCAAGAATACATTTAAAGTAGCTTCGGTAGATATAGGGGCTGGTACTACTGACATACTGATTAACCAGTATCAGTTGGAAGAAAAAGGGAAGGACACGGATTTGCTTACCCCTACCCCACTGTTTTGGGACAGTTTTAAGTTTGCAGGTGATGACCTACTAAAAGACTTAATACAGAAAATTATTATTGAAGGTGAAATTAAAACCCCTGAAGATAAAGGTTGTACTGGTGTGATTCAGAACTATGGATTACAACAGGGGATAACTAATATATCGGAACGATTAAATAACTTTTTTGGTGAGGATGCTAATAATATCAGCTATAAAGGGCGAGTGATACGGCAAGCCTTTGTGCATCAAGTAGCAATACCAATAGCTTTGGCATACATCAAACAAGCTAATAAGGTAGAAGAACCTGCCCCTGAAAAGACTTTTGAAGAACTTATAGGCCGCAAATTCCAGAATACAGAGATGCTGAAATATTTTGAGAATCATTTTGGATTTAGCCTTTTAGACATACGCTGGAAGCTAAGTGCTGAAAAAGTAAATACGATAGTAGCCTCGGTATTTGATACGCTTATTAGGCAAATATGTGTGGTGTTCAATCAATATCAGTGTGATTTTGTAGTATTATCAGGCAAACCAGCATCGTTAAATAGTTTTGAAAGTCTGTTTAAAAAATACCTTACTATTTCACCTCAAAATCTTATAAACCTAAATACTTATTGGGTAGGGCGTTGGTATCCTTTTGCTGATGGCAACGGCTTTATTAATGACCCTAAGACAGTGGTAAGCGTAGGGGCTATTGTTGCCCTTATGGCAGGAAAGCTATTCAAAATACCTGATTTAAAGATTGACATAAAAGAAGTTAAGGAAAAACTGATTTCAACGGCTGATTATATAGTACGCACTAACAACAGCGAGAAAGAGATGATATTGAGTCCTAAGAGGAATGAAAGCGAACTGATAGTAAGCTCTTTGCCTTTTTATTTCGGCTATTCTAAGTATTTATCAAAAAACTACCCCTACTCAAACTTGTACAGTATTAGGATAGACGAGGCAGAGGTAGGTGTTAATGTAAGACGCAAATATAGTGGGCAAACGGAAGATTATATACAGAGACAAATAGAGGTAGAAAAGAATGCTATAAGGCAGAATCTGCCTCTTAAAACGCGTTTGGAACGCCCTTATGACGAGAGCAAGGAAGAAATTAGAGTAGAGAGTGTAGAAGACTCCGAAGGCAATGAAAAGCCTAATAAATACTTTAAGATACATTACCAAACCCTTGAAGATGAAAAGGGGTATTGGCTAGATAAGTGTGAGTTTATCCTAAATGTTAAATAG
- a CDS encoding arginine decarboxylase → MKNKYIDLIDQTYYFPQDEFTLDSDELRFHNIDLMELVRQYGAPLKFMYLPRISENIQRAKKWFEKAIKKHKYKGAYNYCYCTKSSHFKHVMVEALKNDIHMETSSAFDINIINNLIGEGLITKDSHILCNGFKRDGYIDGIADLINRGFHNCIPIIDNYEEINLFQKKINDSYNIGIRIASEEDPRSEFYTSRLGIGYKNIVPFYNREIKDNSKVKLKMLHFFINTGIKDNAYYWNELLKCLRVYIQLKKVAPELDSLNIGGGFPIKSSLAFEYDYAYMVDEIIRQIKITCDQEKVPVPNIFTEFGSFTVGEAGGAIYEIMYQKQQNDREKWNMINSSFITTLPDTWAINKRFVLLPINRWNDEYERVLLGGLTCDGDDYYNSEQNMNAIYLPKYNKNKPLYIGFFNTGAYQDTIGGVGGLQHCLIPQPKIVLIDKDEKGNLTSRLFMEQQKADEMLKILGY, encoded by the coding sequence ATGAAAAATAAATACATTGACTTAATTGACCAAACCTATTACTTCCCACAAGATGAATTTACCTTAGATAGCGATGAACTTCGCTTTCATAATATAGACCTAATGGAATTGGTGCGCCAATATGGTGCTCCGCTGAAATTTATGTACTTGCCTCGTATATCTGAAAATATACAAAGAGCGAAGAAATGGTTTGAAAAAGCTATTAAAAAACATAAATATAAAGGAGCTTATAATTACTGCTATTGCACCAAAAGTTCACACTTCAAACACGTAATGGTAGAAGCCTTGAAGAATGACATTCATATGGAAACTTCATCGGCTTTTGATATTAATATTATTAACAATCTTATTGGTGAGGGACTTATCACTAAAGATAGTCATATACTTTGTAATGGCTTTAAACGTGATGGGTACATTGATGGTATTGCTGATCTTATTAATAGAGGGTTCCATAACTGTATTCCTATTATTGATAACTATGAGGAAATTAATTTGTTTCAAAAGAAAATAAATGATTCATATAACATAGGGATACGTATTGCATCGGAAGAAGATCCACGTTCAGAGTTTTATACCAGTAGGTTGGGTATAGGATACAAAAATATTGTACCTTTCTACAATCGTGAAATTAAGGACAACAGCAAAGTTAAGCTAAAAATGCTGCACTTTTTCATCAATACTGGGATTAAAGATAATGCTTATTATTGGAATGAGTTACTGAAGTGTTTGCGTGTATATATTCAGCTTAAAAAAGTAGCTCCAGAGTTGGACAGCCTTAATATTGGAGGCGGGTTCCCTATTAAAAGCTCTTTAGCTTTTGAGTATGATTATGCTTATATGGTAGATGAAATTATTAGGCAGATAAAGATTACTTGTGATCAAGAAAAAGTACCTGTGCCTAATATCTTTACTGAATTTGGTAGTTTTACTGTAGGCGAAGCTGGCGGGGCTATTTATGAGATTATGTACCAAAAGCAACAAAATGACCGTGAGAAATGGAACATGATTAACTCATCATTTATTACTACCTTACCTGATACATGGGCAATTAACAAACGATTTGTATTACTACCTATTAATCGTTGGAATGATGAGTATGAACGTGTACTATTAGGCGGACTTACTTGTGATGGTGATGATTACTACAACAGTGAGCAGAATATGAATGCCATCTACTTGCCTAAATATAATAAAAATAAACCACTATATATTGGTTTTTTCAATACAGGGGCTTACCAAGATACAATTGGGGGTGTAGGAGGCTTGCAGCACTGCCTTATACCACAACCTAAAATTGTGCTTATCGATAAAGATGAGAAAGGTAATCTTACTTCACGCCTCTTTATGGAACAACAAAAAGCTGATGAAATGCTGAAGATTTTAGGATACTAA
- a CDS encoding DUF4421 family protein: MRYIINFFLLVTTILWGQDSTSVKRHSYKVWVRPSISINYLSIDVEDRPYNEVLGNKKLLPNYPLTAGLGAGIDNTYISFDYSKNIMPLRNVNTYGKTTFFDFQLHSFLTKKLLLDFYYQNYKGFYYEDKGKVYLLTDTQIQQVGTEVLFFKNWKQFPIENVFSEKKTVIEPLLGWYVGGGVYYHKAAIPLESFENTDIFRHLQAGISGGITLQLQLSEQVSFWGLGGLGAYFGRELSSVSRLKVKDYMNFRVYSLLSYTHKNWALEFSVLYNNKRLYFKNSDLMSINSETFKLSYIRRLKVKSKYKL; encoded by the coding sequence ATGAGGTATATCATTAACTTTTTCTTATTGGTTACTACCATATTATGGGGGCAGGACAGTACCTCGGTAAAACGACATTCATACAAAGTGTGGGTTCGTCCTTCTATAAGTATAAATTATCTTTCAATAGATGTGGAAGATAGACCCTATAATGAAGTATTAGGCAACAAAAAGCTATTACCTAACTACCCGCTAACAGCTGGACTGGGAGCGGGTATTGATAATACTTACATCAGCTTTGATTACTCCAAAAATATAATGCCACTAAGGAATGTGAATACTTATGGCAAAACTACTTTTTTTGACTTCCAACTGCACAGTTTCTTGACTAAAAAACTGTTATTAGACTTCTATTATCAGAATTATAAGGGATTTTACTACGAAGATAAAGGCAAGGTATATTTGCTTACCGATACCCAAATACAACAGGTAGGAACTGAAGTACTCTTTTTTAAAAATTGGAAGCAGTTTCCTATTGAAAATGTATTTTCAGAAAAGAAAACAGTTATTGAACCTTTGCTGGGATGGTATGTAGGGGGTGGTGTGTATTATCACAAAGCGGCTATACCACTAGAATCTTTTGAAAATACTGATATTTTTAGGCATTTACAAGCAGGAATTAGCGGGGGTATTACTCTGCAATTACAACTATCAGAACAGGTTAGTTTTTGGGGCTTGGGTGGCTTGGGAGCTTATTTTGGCAGAGAACTATCATCGGTGAGTAGGCTGAAAGTGAAAGATTATATGAACTTTAGGGTATATAGCTTACTTAGTTATACTCATAAGAACTGGGCTTTAGAGTTCAGTGTGTTATATAACAACAAAAGACTTTACTTTAAAAACTCTGACCTGATGAGTATTAATAGTGAGACTTTTAAACTGAGTTACATCAGGAGGTTAAAGGTAAAATCAAAGTATAAATTGTAG
- a CDS encoding acetate/propionate family kinase yields MEILIINSGSSSLKYQLVDSTTGEAKAKGVADRIGIDGSFVKYVAVKNGKEVEVKKEQPIPNHEVAMDIVTTLLTDPEVGVIKNPEDIKAIGHRTVHGGEKFVQPTIITDEVIAEIERLIPISPLHNPASLEGIRAAQKLFTKATHVGVFDTAFHQTMPARAYRYAIPNEYYEKYGLRSYGFHGTSHKFVDAEARKYLNNPYLKNITIHLGNGASMAAVNQEGKCIDTSMGLTPLDGLIMGTRSGQLDPSVVFFLVEQLGLSLDQVKNLLNKKSGMIGLTGYSDARDVAALYRSGDANAALCYEMYGYRVRKFIGAYTAALNGVDSIVFTAGLGEHDALTRSFACKEMEFFGIKLDEKKNEELNHPTKPVEIQAADSRVKILIIPTNEEWQIAKEVVGLVK; encoded by the coding sequence ATGGAAATTTTAATTATCAATTCGGGGAGTTCATCCCTTAAATATCAGTTGGTAGATTCGACTACAGGTGAGGCTAAAGCTAAAGGAGTAGCCGATCGTATCGGTATTGACGGCAGCTTTGTAAAATATGTAGCTGTAAAGAATGGTAAGGAAGTAGAAGTAAAAAAAGAACAGCCTATCCCTAACCACGAAGTGGCTATGGATATAGTAACTACCTTACTTACTGATCCTGAAGTAGGGGTTATCAAAAACCCAGAAGATATTAAAGCTATTGGGCACCGTACCGTACACGGAGGAGAGAAGTTTGTTCAGCCTACTATTATTACTGATGAGGTAATAGCTGAGATAGAGCGCCTTATTCCTATATCACCTTTGCACAACCCAGCATCACTTGAAGGAATACGTGCTGCTCAAAAACTTTTTACCAAAGCGACTCATGTAGGTGTATTTGACACTGCTTTCCACCAAACAATGCCAGCGCGTGCTTATCGATATGCAATTCCTAATGAATATTACGAAAAATATGGGTTGCGCTCATACGGGTTTCACGGTACCAGTCATAAATTTGTAGATGCTGAAGCGCGTAAATACTTAAACAACCCATACCTTAAGAATATTACCATTCACTTAGGCAATGGGGCAAGTATGGCTGCTGTAAACCAAGAGGGTAAATGCATAGATACCTCAATGGGACTTACTCCGCTTGATGGACTTATTATGGGCACACGCTCTGGACAATTAGACCCTTCTGTTGTTTTCTTTTTAGTAGAGCAATTAGGACTTAGCTTAGATCAAGTGAAGAACCTCTTGAACAAAAAGAGTGGTATGATTGGGCTTACAGGTTACTCGGATGCACGTGATGTTGCAGCTCTTTACCGCTCTGGAGATGCTAATGCTGCCCTTTGCTATGAAATGTATGGTTACCGTGTTAGGAAGTTTATAGGAGCTTATACAGCTGCTCTTAATGGAGTAGATAGTATAGTATTTACAGCTGGATTAGGAGAACATGATGCTCTTACCCGTTCATTTGCTTGTAAAGAAATGGAGTTTTTTGGCATCAAACTTGATGAGAAGAAAAATGAAGAGTTAAACCATCCTACAAAACCAGTTGAAATACAAGCAGCTGATAGTAGAGTGAAAATTTTGATAATACCTACTAATGAAGAATGGCAAATAGCTAAAGAAGTAGTAGGATTGGTAAAATAA
- a CDS encoding virulence factor SrfC family protein: protein MRSNYSQQDIEVIKSFIQQKKHLVHTTVEWVERNLKYEDRNEVLLQLKGAVNTFNKILQNIDSKPVMALFGASQVGKSYLIKNLLSTEKNPFEIQNGSTAYDFLQHINPAGGKESTGLVTRFTIKQEVKYSEFPVKVKLLNAKDILIIILDAFFLDLKKITTFISKRDLEAHIKRYELQSAAIQQEHLTEFDILEIKEYFDHHLSKHTILFEGLVETRFFQRIAKIIAQFDYTQWSGIFEVLWNKNEHLTQIFNSIIEKLHKLSYATEAYLKFDTVLREQGGILDVERIKQLEKVHDETIVKTAIGNEVSIDINYLSVLIMELIFSIPEGLVHSKRFLQNSDLLDFPGARTRLAIEEAGIANEDNQKQMLIRGKVSYLFNRYSDDYSINNLLFCNNDKQLEVNELSYLLFNWISKNIGETQEQRSLTLANASIPPLFVIYTFFNEQLYYKDGADNNYLNDYTALNHKWIARFNAIFEGEIVTKSRNWHTHWALQSPCFKNMYLLRDFNYSKHTFNGFETEKEETELRPDRVDFMNALRKSFIEFDFVKKHFDTPEAAWDAAAQTNADGSQLIVENLEKVSNNFIKINHYIAILNETLLQLKTVLNKYLHTDDVQAMRNKNMQLVTQFQLQFNRALTLDFSLFNKFIEQLSVTPIQLYNLLNEHLIIDVEEETHNNLSDAAILFTQYPELQNATTEEEVVNILKTNMWLSSKEEVEKQLEIYNIKISDLFTPAKTKTKAEHYTELMLETWRKQLTNNPFTEFTQYNITKSNIEAITEHYQTIIKKRNIVDKLVKVFDNMVSEIKGIQGEEVFMAETFALLLNDIIYNFDMQFISNDEAREIKEMLKDKPHAYFLRENMTDDNTIAALFDNTKMDVNTIALEKYNRWMELLRISLLINSGFVNYNETENNTLKALLEQYTNFDEKVLFSLN, encoded by the coding sequence ATGAGAAGCAATTATTCGCAACAAGATATAGAGGTAATCAAGAGTTTTATTCAGCAAAAAAAACACTTGGTACATACAACTGTGGAGTGGGTAGAGAGAAACCTAAAATACGAAGACCGCAATGAAGTGTTGCTACAACTAAAAGGAGCTGTTAATACTTTTAATAAGATACTGCAGAATATAGATTCTAAACCAGTAATGGCACTATTCGGTGCTAGCCAAGTAGGAAAATCATACCTTATTAAAAACCTACTGAGCACAGAGAAGAACCCTTTTGAAATACAGAATGGTAGTACTGCATACGATTTTTTGCAACATATAAATCCTGCTGGTGGTAAAGAAAGTACAGGATTGGTAACCCGATTCACTATCAAACAAGAGGTGAAATACTCTGAGTTTCCAGTAAAAGTAAAACTGCTAAACGCTAAGGACATTCTTATCATTATACTTGATGCTTTTTTCTTAGACCTTAAGAAGATTACAACTTTTATTAGCAAACGGGATCTAGAGGCTCATATCAAGCGATATGAGTTGCAAAGTGCTGCAATACAACAAGAACACCTTACTGAGTTTGATATTTTAGAAATTAAAGAATATTTTGACCACCACCTCTCTAAGCATACCATATTATTTGAGGGATTGGTTGAAACACGCTTTTTTCAACGTATTGCTAAAATCATTGCTCAATTTGACTACACACAGTGGAGTGGTATTTTTGAAGTATTATGGAATAAAAACGAACACCTTACTCAGATTTTCAATTCTATTATTGAAAAACTACACAAACTTAGCTACGCTACAGAAGCTTACCTAAAATTTGACACTGTATTGCGTGAACAAGGGGGTATTTTAGATGTAGAACGTATCAAGCAATTAGAAAAAGTACATGATGAAACTATAGTAAAAACTGCTATAGGTAATGAGGTAAGTATTGATATAAATTATTTATCAGTACTTATTATGGAACTCATTTTCTCAATACCTGAGGGCTTAGTCCATAGCAAACGATTCCTACAAAACTCAGATCTATTAGATTTTCCTGGAGCTCGTACCAGATTGGCTATTGAAGAGGCAGGTATAGCTAATGAAGATAACCAAAAGCAGATGCTTATACGGGGTAAAGTGTCATATTTATTTAACCGTTATTCTGACGACTATAGCATCAATAACCTACTGTTCTGCAATAATGATAAGCAATTAGAAGTTAATGAGCTCTCATATTTGCTATTTAACTGGATAAGCAAGAATATAGGAGAAACCCAAGAGCAACGCAGCCTTACTTTAGCCAATGCTTCAATACCTCCTTTGTTTGTAATATATACTTTCTTTAATGAACAGCTATATTACAAAGATGGAGCTGATAACAATTATTTAAACGACTACACTGCTCTTAACCACAAGTGGATAGCACGCTTTAATGCTATATTTGAGGGAGAGATAGTTACTAAATCACGTAATTGGCATACCCATTGGGCATTACAATCACCTTGTTTTAAGAATATGTATTTGCTAAGGGATTTTAATTACTCTAAGCATACTTTTAATGGTTTTGAAACTGAAAAAGAAGAAACAGAATTGCGTCCTGACAGAGTGGACTTTATGAATGCCCTACGCAAATCATTTATAGAATTTGATTTTGTAAAGAAACATTTTGACACTCCCGAAGCTGCTTGGGATGCCGCAGCCCAAACAAATGCTGATGGCTCACAACTTATAGTTGAAAACTTAGAAAAAGTATCAAATAATTTTATTAAAATAAATCACTATATTGCAATACTGAATGAAACTCTTCTGCAGCTTAAAACTGTACTTAACAAATACTTGCATACTGATGACGTACAAGCTATGCGTAACAAGAATATGCAGTTAGTAACCCAGTTTCAATTACAGTTTAATAGGGCTCTTACTCTTGATTTTTCATTGTTTAATAAGTTTATTGAGCAACTAAGTGTTACTCCTATTCAGCTATACAATCTGCTAAATGAGCATCTTATTATTGATGTAGAAGAAGAAACACACAACAATTTAAGTGATGCTGCAATTCTTTTCACACAATACCCAGAATTACAGAATGCTACTACCGAAGAAGAAGTAGTAAATATCCTTAAAACTAATATGTGGCTTAGTAGCAAGGAAGAGGTAGAAAAACAATTAGAAATATACAACATTAAAATAAGTGATTTATTTACTCCTGCCAAAACCAAAACTAAAGCTGAACACTATACCGAACTAATGTTAGAGACTTGGCGCAAACAGTTAACTAACAATCCTTTTACCGAATTTACTCAGTATAACATTACCAAAAGTAATATTGAAGCTATTACCGAGCACTACCAAACCATTATCAAAAAGCGCAATATAGTAGATAAATTAGTAAAAGTGTTTGACAATATGGTTTCTGAAATTAAGGGTATACAAGGTGAAGAAGTGTTTATGGCTGAAACTTTTGCCTTATTACTAAATGATATTATCTATAATTTTGATATGCAGTTTATCAGTAATGATGAGGCTCGTGAAATTAAAGAAATGCTAAAAGACAAACCTCATGCTTATTTCTTGCGCGAGAATATGACTGATGATAATACCATTGCTGCCCTTTTCGACAATACTAAAATGGATGTGAATACCATTGCCCTCGAGAAGTATAACCGATGGATGGAGTTACTCCGCATTTCACTGCTTATCAATAGTGGGTTTGTTAATTATAACGAAACTGAAAACAATACTCTTAAAGCTCTTTTAGAGCAATATACAAATTTTGATGAAAAAGTTTTATTCTCTCTCAACTGA
- a CDS encoding S8/S53 family peptidase, with amino-acid sequence MKNKYPFHYYLVLMLMLLASIAFWYFVIKNYKLTQHKPLQQYANTPALPQGGAVGLPLPGNYYIVKPINRNRIIIDTISKREIVSDILNVAIKDTLYRTPRFITDFSQKFDTTQYRINYVDSTINYMQFKVADSLRENFKKKVKTEMASYDVLVWDEALFDKTAAAPDANNKYMHTENLYPLRNINAKNITVAVIDNGFDLQHPSLAGKYLKPYNATNNSTDVRPSAKNHGTAVAGIIVGNRYNDIQGIVPSAQLIPIKVADANGFMSSTYIIKAILYAVKNKADVINLSLGANLEGFDELSLQYQQDFIKNGAKDEESFWKELFNYCEKNKTVIVLAAGNDNVLTGFDPLQRAETTIKVGAVNEHNQKTDFSNYGALTTLYAQGVNVKVAHSGNTTEITQGTSFSAPIVSAFVVALKTKFPQHSGAEIIELLKQNTIVHNQLRILYNKTF; translated from the coding sequence ATGAAAAACAAATATCCTTTTCATTATTACTTGGTGCTAATGCTTATGTTACTGGCAAGTATCGCTTTTTGGTATTTTGTAATTAAAAATTACAAACTCACCCAGCATAAGCCTTTACAGCAGTATGCCAATACACCTGCTCTGCCACAAGGCGGAGCAGTAGGCCTACCTCTACCAGGTAATTACTACATCGTAAAACCTATTAACCGTAATAGGATTATTATCGATACAATTAGCAAACGCGAAATAGTATCCGATATACTAAATGTAGCTATCAAGGATACTTTGTACCGTACCCCTCGCTTTATTACTGATTTTTCACAGAAATTTGATACTACTCAATACCGTATTAATTATGTAGATAGCACCATTAACTATATGCAATTCAAAGTAGCCGATTCGCTACGTGAAAATTTTAAAAAGAAAGTAAAAACCGAAATGGCTTCCTATGACGTTTTGGTATGGGACGAAGCTCTGTTCGACAAAACTGCTGCCGCCCCCGATGCCAATAACAAGTATATGCACACCGAAAACTTATACCCTCTTAGGAATATCAATGCCAAAAACATTACAGTTGCAGTTATCGATAATGGTTTTGATTTACAACACCCTTCATTGGCAGGCAAATATCTAAAACCCTATAACGCTACCAATAACAGTACCGATGTACGCCCCTCAGCTAAAAACCACGGCACAGCAGTAGCAGGTATTATTGTAGGTAATCGTTATAATGATATACAAGGCATCGTACCCTCGGCACAGCTCATTCCTATAAAAGTAGCCGATGCCAATGGCTTTATGAGTTCAACCTATATCATCAAAGCCATATTATATGCAGTGAAAAACAAAGCCGATGTAATCAATCTCTCATTAGGAGCCAACTTAGAGGGCTTTGACGAATTATCTTTACAATATCAGCAAGATTTTATAAAAAACGGAGCTAAAGATGAAGAAAGTTTCTGGAAAGAACTTTTTAACTATTGCGAAAAGAACAAAACTGTAATAGTATTAGCTGCCGGTAATGATAATGTGCTCACAGGCTTCGACCCCCTACAACGTGCCGAAACCACTATAAAAGTAGGAGCTGTAAATGAACACAACCAAAAAACTGATTTCTCCAATTACGGAGCATTAACTACACTATATGCTCAGGGTGTAAATGTAAAAGTAGCCCATAGTGGTAATACTACCGAAATTACACAAGGCACTAGTTTTTCAGCTCCCATAGTAAGCGCTTTTGTAGTAGCTCTAAAAACCAAATTTCCTCAGCACAGTGGGGCTGAAATCATAGAGCTGCTTAAGCAAAATACAATTGTGCATAATCAGTTAAGAATACTATACAATAAAACTTTTTAA